One genomic region from bacterium encodes:
- a CDS encoding dockerin type I domain-containing protein, translated as MKRWHLLLVTTLLCTVPRIMAQTTYTDNFNRANLGSDWLVDASWYQIVSGTLDNTLTVASWDYYAIYLALYNPTEISWTWAPGSDLEGANSGGAIIRYDLASKSGYFILRRYGDLTLHPIVNGIIQRNATTIASVSPAQAYPKAGDVMKIVATTDAGGHHFKLYINNKLDGTLTDAAKLYGNGTTLYGGIALYGQRNNNIDDFTVKGTAPLTPIETIAVTSPNGGEIWYTGSSHAITWNSANLTNNVKIELSTNGGTSYSLLATVANTGTYTWTLPGTTSTTCRIRVSDATDSAPLDISDANFTIATPPDTLTVTAPNGGEDLYSGTIYAIRWTSTLSGGNVRIEYSTNGGSTFTTIIASTPNSGTYNWSVPAVNSATCRVRISEVTTGVPTDMSNANFTLHITPPDLAIIRPNGGDTWLFGAAQEIQWTGPDSTTMPFVNLYYSIDNGTNWESIVAGTKNDGAYIWTVPNRLTTQALIRVEDASDITKQDQSNAVFTITSLVLLQVKDSSGQPGSTGNKVAIHLNNQTNIRGLSFRVNDSPNMLTAMNVTPAGRALNFSVTKVDNGTNVIIYLVSMAGSLITVGSGPIVTISYDVSGSAPVGDHADLILSEVTVADANSLPVEPALLDGKFYFVVKGDINQDGSVTGLDLDRAVQLLLKTGDPMTPGELLSGDMDADGDFDLLDFLTIWEVIY; from the coding sequence ATGAAAAGATGGCATCTTTTACTGGTGACAACCCTGTTGTGTACGGTTCCACGGATTATGGCTCAGACCACCTACACCGACAATTTCAACCGTGCCAACCTGGGATCCGACTGGCTTGTTGATGCGAGCTGGTACCAGATCGTCTCGGGCACCCTCGATAACACGCTTACGGTCGCGAGCTGGGACTATTACGCCATCTATCTGGCCCTCTATAATCCGACCGAGATCTCCTGGACGTGGGCGCCCGGCAGTGACCTGGAGGGCGCCAACTCAGGGGGCGCGATTATCCGCTATGACCTGGCCTCAAAAAGCGGCTATTTCATCCTGCGCCGATATGGCGACCTGACGCTTCATCCCATTGTCAACGGGATCATCCAGCGCAACGCCACCACCATCGCCAGCGTTTCCCCCGCGCAAGCCTATCCCAAGGCGGGGGATGTGATGAAGATTGTGGCTACCACCGATGCTGGCGGCCACCACTTCAAGCTCTACATCAACAACAAGCTTGATGGCACCTTGACCGATGCCGCCAAGCTCTATGGCAACGGCACCACACTCTACGGCGGCATTGCCCTCTACGGCCAGCGCAACAACAACATCGACGACTTTACCGTCAAGGGGACGGCGCCGCTCACCCCGATCGAGACCATCGCGGTAACCTCACCCAACGGCGGTGAAATCTGGTACACCGGCTCCAGCCATGCGATCACCTGGAACTCGGCTAACCTCACCAACAACGTCAAGATCGAGCTTTCGACCAACGGCGGCACCTCGTACAGCCTCCTGGCGACAGTGGCCAACACCGGAACCTACACCTGGACGCTCCCCGGAACGACCTCGACCACCTGCCGCATCCGCGTTTCTGATGCCACCGACAGTGCGCCGCTCGATATCAGCGATGCCAATTTCACCATCGCCACACCGCCGGATACCCTGACCGTGACCGCACCCAATGGCGGCGAGGACCTCTACTCCGGAACGATCTATGCCATCCGTTGGACCTCAACCCTGAGCGGCGGTAATGTCAGGATTGAATACTCTACCAACGGCGGCAGTACCTTCACGACGATCATTGCTTCGACCCCCAACTCCGGTACCTACAACTGGAGTGTGCCGGCGGTGAACTCGGCCACCTGCCGTGTCCGCATTTCAGAGGTCACCACGGGTGTGCCGACCGATATGAGCAATGCCAATTTCACGCTGCACATCACCCCACCCGACCTGGCGATCATCCGCCCGAACGGCGGGGATACCTGGCTTTTCGGAGCTGCTCAGGAGATCCAGTGGACGGGCCCGGATTCCACCACCATGCCGTTTGTCAACCTCTATTACTCGATCGATAATGGAACCAACTGGGAGAGCATCGTCGCCGGCACCAAAAATGACGGCGCCTATATCTGGACGGTACCGAACAGGTTGACGACCCAAGCGCTGATCCGGGTCGAGGATGCCTCCGACATAACCAAGCAGGACCAGAGCAACGCCGTATTCACCATCACCTCACTGGTGCTGCTGCAGGTAAAGGATAGCAGCGGCCAGCCGGGGTCGACAGGCAACAAGGTTGCGATTCACCTGAACAATCAGACCAATATCCGCGGTCTTTCCTTCCGCGTGAATGATTCACCGAATATGCTCACGGCCATGAATGTCACGCCAGCTGGCCGCGCCCTCAATTTCTCGGTCACCAAGGTGGATAATGGCACCAATGTCATCATCTATCTGGTCTCGATGGCCGGCAGCCTGATCACGGTCGGCAGCGGTCCGATCGTCACCATCAGTTATGACGTCTCCGGCAGCGCCCCGGTGGGCGACCACGCCGATCTGATCCTTTCGGAGGTGACCGTCGCCGATGCCAACAGCCTGCCCGTTGAACCGGCGCTGCTCGACGGCAAGTTCTACTTTGTGGTCAAGGGTGATATCAATCAGGACGGGAGCGTCACCGGACTGGATCTCGATCGCGCTGTTCAGCTTCTGCTCAAAACCGGCGATCCGATGACCCCCGGTGAATTGCTCAGCGGCGACATGGATGCCGATGGGGATTTCGATCTGCTCGATTTTCTAACCATCTGGGAAGTGATTTATTGA
- a CDS encoding FlgD immunoglobulin-like domain containing protein: protein MKAEMRLGVGLLLCLTPLTFGAEVVLQLGTGSGKVGTQHNVVQVTMANDTTVIALQLEVADVPDFIRPDSVWTTERTSGFTVAWKEDSLSILHILLLSMDATSSIARGSGAVLNISYTVQPGADQFKDLDLVFFTTPKVVAPGSVKIPAVGLSGKFMVGNTAVGEHSGQQPGRFLLAQNFPNPFNPETRVAFQLPERQQARLEIYNLLGQRIRTLVEGELAAGGHAATWDGLTEQGEPAAGGIYLYRLQAGPYHDCKRMVLMR from the coding sequence ATGAAAGCAGAAATGAGACTGGGGGTGGGATTGCTGCTCTGTCTCACCCCGCTCACGTTTGGCGCGGAGGTGGTGCTGCAGCTGGGCACGGGCAGCGGCAAAGTCGGAACGCAGCACAACGTGGTCCAGGTCACTATGGCCAATGACACCACTGTGATTGCGCTGCAGCTGGAGGTCGCCGATGTGCCTGATTTCATCCGACCGGACTCGGTCTGGACGACCGAGCGCACCAGCGGATTCACGGTGGCTTGGAAAGAGGATTCGCTGAGCATCCTGCACATTCTGCTACTCAGCATGGATGCCACTTCCTCCATTGCCCGGGGGAGCGGTGCAGTGCTCAACATCAGCTATACGGTTCAGCCGGGTGCGGACCAATTCAAGGATCTCGATCTGGTATTTTTTACCACGCCCAAAGTGGTGGCCCCAGGCTCGGTAAAGATCCCGGCTGTGGGGCTGTCTGGGAAATTCATGGTCGGCAACACCGCGGTCGGCGAGCATAGCGGCCAGCAACCAGGGCGTTTCCTCCTGGCGCAAAATTTCCCCAATCCCTTCAATCCAGAGACCCGGGTTGCTTTTCAGTTGCCGGAACGGCAGCAAGCCAGGCTTGAGATTTACAATCTCCTGGGACAGCGGATCCGGACGCTGGTCGAGGGCGAACTAGCGGCAGGCGGGCATGCGGCAACATGGGATGGGTTGACGGAGCAGGGTGAACCGGCTGCCGGCGGGATCTATCTCTACCGCCTTCAGGCCGGTCCCTATCATGACTGCAAACGGATGGTCTTGATGCGCTGA
- a CDS encoding DUF5698 domain-containing protein, translated as MDLTTFVTGLIVFFARVTDVTLGTVRTISIVHGRTRIAFALGFVEVSVWLLVVAKVLQEVAREPALIIFYALGFSTGNVVGILLERRIAFGNTVLRVISAERGAQIAEILRAAGYAVTTFLGEGLNGVVSMLVVVFPRKELEDVLTLVKKVSPEAFYVTEQASQVSRLYRPNLGSSNGWNTILKKK; from the coding sequence GTGGACCTGACCACTTTTGTCACCGGCCTGATCGTCTTTTTCGCCCGCGTTACCGATGTTACCCTGGGTACCGTCCGTACCATCAGCATCGTCCACGGCCGCACGCGGATCGCCTTCGCCCTGGGCTTTGTGGAAGTCAGTGTCTGGCTGCTGGTAGTAGCCAAGGTGCTGCAGGAGGTCGCCCGGGAACCAGCCCTGATCATTTTTTATGCCCTCGGTTTTTCCACCGGCAACGTCGTCGGCATTCTGCTGGAGCGGCGCATCGCCTTTGGCAACACGGTACTGCGGGTGATCAGCGCGGAGCGCGGCGCCCAGATCGCGGAAATCCTGCGCGCAGCTGGCTATGCTGTGACCACTTTCCTCGGCGAAGGACTCAATGGCGTCGTCAGCATGCTGGTTGTGGTCTTCCCGCGCAAGGAGTTGGAAGATGTGCTCACTCTGGTGAAAAAGGTCTCTCCCGAGGCCTTTTATGTCACGGAACAGGCCAGCCAGGTCAGCCGGCTCTATCGTCCCAACCTGGGGAGCAGCAACGGCTGGAATACCATCCTTAAAAAGAAATGA
- a CDS encoding C69 family dipeptidase, with protein MKRFLLLIGTALALHIATAAACTNFLITRGAAVDSSTMITYSADSHTLYGELLYLPAGKHIAGTLIPVYDWDSGTYLGQIKQVAETYAVVGNMNEHQLALGETTFGGRAELHDPKGRVDYGSLMYLALQRAKTAREAIKVMTSLAEEYGYCSEGESFSISDPREAWIMEMIGKGEGHTGALWVARRVPDGYICGHANQARIRQFPLNDPQNCLYARDLIPFARQKGYFSGPDREFSFADAYAPLDFSAQRFCEARVWSGFRRAAPSLNLPSDYACGVPGSEPLPLWIKPDHKLSVRDVMELMRDHYEGTPLDMTLDVGAGPYKLPYRWRPMEWQVDSTNYFHERAISTQQTGFSFVAQSRANLPDPIGGILWFGVDDTYCTVYVPMYCGINRVPANYGTGAGSFAAFSWNSAFWVFNFVANYTYSRYSDMIVEVQKVQRELEGQFSAAVPQIDAAALALYKSSAQQARDYLTDFSCRSGDETVARWKKLGEFLIWKFLDGNLRDEHGGVQHPLYPEAWYRTIVNATGDRYKEIPWPKK; from the coding sequence ATGAAACGTTTCCTGCTCCTGATCGGCACTGCCCTGGCGCTTCACATCGCAACCGCAGCGGCCTGCACCAATTTCCTCATCACCCGCGGCGCTGCTGTGGACAGCTCTACGATGATTACCTATTCGGCGGATTCCCACACCCTTTATGGCGAGCTGCTCTATCTTCCCGCCGGCAAACATATCGCAGGCACACTGATCCCCGTCTACGACTGGGACAGCGGCACCTATCTCGGCCAGATCAAACAGGTAGCCGAAACCTATGCCGTCGTGGGCAATATGAACGAGCACCAGCTCGCCCTCGGCGAGACCACCTTTGGGGGCCGCGCCGAGCTGCACGATCCCAAGGGCCGTGTCGATTATGGCAGTCTGATGTACCTCGCCTTGCAGCGCGCCAAAACCGCCCGCGAAGCGATCAAGGTGATGACCAGCCTCGCCGAAGAATACGGTTACTGCAGCGAGGGCGAGTCCTTCTCCATCTCCGACCCCCGCGAGGCCTGGATCATGGAGATGATCGGCAAGGGCGAAGGCCATACCGGGGCCCTCTGGGTCGCGCGGCGTGTGCCCGACGGCTATATCTGCGGCCACGCCAACCAAGCACGCATCCGCCAGTTTCCCCTCAATGATCCCCAGAATTGCCTCTATGCCCGGGATCTCATCCCGTTCGCCCGCCAGAAGGGCTATTTCTCCGGGCCCGACCGCGAGTTCAGCTTCGCCGATGCCTACGCTCCCCTCGATTTTAGCGCCCAGCGTTTTTGCGAAGCCCGTGTCTGGAGCGGCTTCCGCCGCGCCGCCCCCTCTCTCAACCTCCCGAGCGACTATGCCTGCGGCGTACCGGGCAGCGAACCCCTACCGCTCTGGATCAAGCCGGACCATAAACTGAGCGTCCGCGATGTGATGGAACTGATGCGCGACCATTACGAGGGGACGCCCCTCGACATGACCCTCGACGTCGGGGCCGGGCCCTACAAACTCCCTTACCGCTGGCGGCCGATGGAATGGCAGGTCGACAGCACCAATTACTTCCATGAACGCGCCATCTCGACCCAGCAGACCGGCTTTTCATTTGTCGCTCAGTCTCGCGCCAACTTGCCCGATCCCATCGGCGGCATCCTCTGGTTCGGCGTCGATGATACCTATTGCACGGTCTATGTGCCGATGTACTGCGGTATCAATCGCGTGCCGGCCAACTATGGCACCGGCGCCGGCTCCTTCGCCGCCTTTTCCTGGAACTCGGCCTTCTGGGTCTTCAATTTTGTCGCCAATTATACCTACTCTCGCTACAGCGATATGATCGTTGAGGTTCAGAAGGTTCAGCGTGAACTCGAGGGCCAGTTTTCGGCTGCGGTCCCACAAATCGATGCAGCGGCCCTGGCCCTTTATAAAAGCTCCGCGCAGCAAGCGCGGGACTATCTGACCGACTTTTCATGCCGCTCCGGGGATGAGACCGTAGCCCGTTGGAAAAAACTCGGAGAATTCCTGATCTGGAAGTTTCTCGATGGCAACCTGCGGGATGAACATGGCGGCGTGCAGCATCCCCTATATCCGGAGGCCTGGTATCGCACCATTGTCAACGCCACCGGCGACCGCTATAAAGAGATCCCCTGGCCGAAAAAATAG
- a CDS encoding PLP-dependent aminotransferase family protein: MNFETLFADRTRNMGANIIREILKVVSQPGMISLAGGYPAPESYPFEVIRILANRVLEKYGTRALQYDMTEGFIPLREALVPYLAKKGIQTTAGGICITSGSQGLLDALGKVLITPGDIVAVEAPTYLGALSAFNPYGPRYQCAEMDDEGILPEALEKILASGTVKLVYLVPTFQNPTGRCLGLARRHQIAELITRYDVLLCEDDPYSDLRYRGEALPTLHSLIPERTIYTTTLSKVFAPGLRLGVCVAPEPVRRWLVLAKQGVDLNTSTLNQAMAAEYLLGGYLDQQIPKIISLYKPKQEAMLAALDRFFPETWHYSRPEGGMFIWAEGPQGTDTEKLYWKCIDRKAAFVPGKFFFPCDGDGLETMRLNYTMSTEAEIQHGIQIIGETIKEGF, from the coding sequence ATGAACTTTGAAACGCTGTTTGCTGATAGAACCCGGAACATGGGTGCCAATATCATTCGCGAAATCCTCAAAGTCGTCAGCCAACCCGGCATGATCTCGCTCGCCGGCGGCTATCCGGCGCCGGAGAGTTATCCCTTCGAGGTTATCCGCATCCTGGCCAACCGAGTTTTGGAAAAATATGGCACCCGCGCCCTGCAGTATGACATGACCGAAGGTTTCATCCCCCTGCGCGAAGCCCTGGTCCCCTACCTGGCCAAGAAGGGTATCCAGACTACTGCCGGCGGCATTTGCATCACCAGCGGCTCGCAGGGGCTCCTCGACGCCCTCGGCAAGGTGCTGATCACCCCGGGCGATATCGTCGCCGTCGAGGCCCCCACCTATCTGGGCGCCCTCTCCGCCTTCAATCCCTATGGCCCCCGCTACCAGTGCGCTGAAATGGATGACGAGGGGATCCTCCCCGAGGCCCTGGAAAAAATCCTTGCTTCGGGAACGGTCAAATTGGTCTACCTGGTGCCGACCTTTCAGAACCCTACGGGCCGCTGTCTCGGTCTAGCCCGGCGTCACCAGATCGCCGAGCTGATAACCCGCTATGACGTCCTGCTCTGCGAGGATGATCCCTACAGCGATCTCCGCTATCGCGGCGAAGCCTTGCCGACCCTCCATTCCCTCATCCCCGAGCGAACCATCTATACGACTACCCTCTCCAAGGTCTTCGCACCGGGGCTCCGCCTTGGCGTGTGCGTCGCGCCCGAACCGGTACGGCGCTGGCTGGTGCTCGCCAAACAGGGTGTCGATCTCAACACCAGCACCCTCAATCAAGCTATGGCGGCCGAGTACCTGCTCGGGGGCTACCTCGATCAACAGATCCCCAAGATCATCAGCCTCTATAAACCCAAGCAGGAGGCGATGCTCGCCGCCCTCGACCGCTTCTTCCCCGAGACCTGGCACTACTCCCGGCCAGAAGGCGGCATGTTCATCTGGGCGGAAGGCCCCCAGGGCACCGATACCGAAAAACTCTACTGGAAGTGCATCGACCGTAAGGCCGCCTTTGTGCCCGGCAAATTCTTCTTCCCCTGTGACGGAGACGGCCTGGAGACCATGCGCCTCAACTATACTATGTCCACGGAAGCGGAGATCCAGCACGGAATCCAGATCATCGGTGAAACCATCAAAGAAGGCTTTTAA